In Bacteroidales bacterium, the following proteins share a genomic window:
- a CDS encoding BtrH N-terminal domain-containing protein: protein MNINIPFEHRMSAHCETGTLSSQLSYHGMDISESMVFGIGSGIFFGYFNNSRFAFPTFIVRNKPGQIRKNISKQLGVKFHTESFKTPEQAQAGLDRVLEKGLPVATQVDFFFMEYLPQYLRVHINVHFINVVGKNENNYLISDCYHPRIVELSEESLTKGRFAGGSMAPNGFLFYPVFIPQDFDFPKAVKNGIKKACFYMLKIPIPFLGVKGIRKFARHITEWPKFAIDNEDLSHQLSKINVLLEDQGTGGAGFRFMYATFLKQAAEVLNNPDITDLSKQMMGIGDYWREISLFAARLGRNRDFAEEKLKELGSLISKQADREEQFFKTLSRAIK, encoded by the coding sequence ATGAACATAAACATTCCTTTTGAACACCGCATGTCGGCACATTGTGAAACAGGCACCCTGAGTTCGCAGTTATCATATCACGGCATGGATATCAGCGAATCTATGGTTTTCGGCATTGGCAGCGGTATTTTTTTTGGGTATTTTAATAACTCCAGGTTTGCTTTCCCGACATTTATCGTTAGAAATAAGCCAGGGCAGATACGCAAAAACATCAGCAAACAACTGGGTGTAAAATTCCATACCGAAAGTTTCAAAACCCCGGAGCAGGCGCAGGCTGGGCTCGACAGGGTGCTTGAAAAAGGCCTACCAGTGGCCACACAGGTGGATTTCTTTTTTATGGAGTACCTTCCGCAATATTTAAGGGTGCATATCAATGTTCATTTCATCAATGTGGTAGGCAAAAATGAAAACAATTATCTTATCAGTGATTGCTACCATCCGCGTATCGTGGAGCTATCGGAAGAATCACTGACCAAAGGCCGCTTTGCCGGGGGCAGTATGGCGCCCAATGGTTTTTTGTTTTACCCGGTTTTTATTCCCCAAGATTTTGATTTTCCTAAAGCAGTGAAAAACGGTATTAAAAAAGCATGCTTTTATATGCTGAAGATACCTATTCCTTTCCTTGGGGTGAAAGGTATCAGGAAGTTTGCCAGGCATATCACCGAATGGCCAAAATTTGCCATTGATAACGAAGATCTCTCGCATCAGTTGTCTAAAATAAATGTCCTGTTGGAAGACCAGGGCACGGGGGGAGCAGGATTTCGTTTTATGTATGCCACTTTCCTCAAACAGGCAGCCGAAGTGCTCAATAATCCGGATATCACTGATCTTTCAAAACAAATGATGGGAATCGGCGACTACTGGCGCGAAATTTCTTTGTTTGCTGCCCGCCTCGGCCGCAACCGCGATTTTGCCGAAGAAAAACTAAAAGAACTTGGCTCATTGATTAGCAAACAGGCCGATAGGGAAGAACAATTTTTTAAAACACTTTCAAGGGCAATAAAATAA
- a CDS encoding OmpA family protein: ASVVLKDLASNETINVRTNSYGEVLLPLDHKSIGDSLRYQLNLSKEGYVSKKVTHKSILTIGENLIKAVIGKIEMGVDLAKVIEINPIFFDFDKYNIRQDAAVDLDKIVKIMNEYPNMVIECGSHTDCRGSVAYNNVLSDNRAKSSVEYIKKRIVNTERVSGKGYGESKHVNRCKCEDSYVVTCTEDEHQMNRRTEFRVVGFLEGKDTISNIAKNVKVIYNFPKLSRSYTTPQYITFESNETNNEEANLNKEEVIYRIQLCAITTKLPFDNPLFRGLENLSVYKNKGLYKYTWGATNSLGEAEVLKKQMQKKGFNDAFIVPFYKNKRIPMDEALQMGSK; this comes from the coding sequence TGCCAGCGTTGTGCTAAAGGATTTGGCAAGCAATGAAACTATCAATGTAAGAACTAATTCATACGGAGAAGTGCTTTTGCCTCTTGATCATAAAAGCATTGGCGATAGTTTACGTTATCAACTTAATTTAAGTAAAGAAGGTTATGTCTCCAAAAAAGTTACTCATAAAAGCATCCTAACTATAGGAGAAAACCTGATTAAGGCAGTTATCGGAAAAATTGAAATGGGCGTTGATTTAGCAAAGGTTATAGAAATTAATCCGATATTTTTCGATTTCGATAAATACAATATCAGACAGGATGCGGCTGTAGATCTGGATAAAATTGTTAAAATTATGAATGAATATCCGAATATGGTAATCGAGTGCGGCTCTCACACCGATTGCCGCGGAAGCGTAGCATACAATAATGTCCTTTCCGATAACAGGGCCAAATCATCCGTAGAATACATTAAAAAACGCATTGTCAACACGGAACGTGTCAGTGGTAAGGGGTACGGAGAAAGCAAACATGTAAACCGCTGTAAATGCGAAGACTCTTATGTTGTAACTTGTACAGAAGACGAACACCAAATGAACAGGCGAACCGAGTTCCGGGTTGTCGGCTTTTTAGAAGGGAAAGATACTATCAGCAATATTGCCAAGAATGTTAAGGTTATCTACAATTTCCCCAAGTTAAGCAGAAGCTATACAACGCCTCAATATATAACATTTGAAAGTAACGAGACCAATAATGAGGAAGCAAATTTGAATAAAGAAGAAGTGATTTATCGTATTCAATTATGTGCCATCACCACAAAGCTACCCTTCGACAATCCGCTGTTCAGGGGTTTAGAAAACCTGAGTGTATACAAGAACAAAGGGTTATATAAATACACCTGGGGTGCAACCAATAGTTTAGGCGAAGCTGAAGTTTTGAAAAAACAAATGCAGAAAAAAGGATTTAACGATGCATTTATTGTTCCGTTTTATAAGAACAAACGTATCCCCATGGATGAAGCACTTCAAATGGGGTCGAAATAA